A region of the Scomber scombrus chromosome 17, fScoSco1.1, whole genome shotgun sequence genome:
ATCTCACTagattgtaaaaagaaaaataggaaaTTATCCTTGAGTGACTTTAGGAACTTTTTTGTCATGCTTGGTGTTCATAGCAAAACAGATCTAACACGAGCATTTAGAGACACGTTTGCTCTTATTCCTTTTCATAATGCTGCGCAAAAGCCACAAAAAAGGTGATGTTTGAAGCTCTAAACAGTGAGATTTTCTGTTTCTAAGCGAAGCAAGCATAGAAATACAGTGAGACTGAGTCAGTGGAGACGAGAAAAGCACTCACCAACGCAagtattcaatatttatttctAGCTGATATCTCTTGTTGTCATGTTGTGCTCCACAGGATCTGTACAGGAAGGACTGTAACCTGGCTGCTCAGCTTCTCCAGTGCAACAAGTCTCTTTACAGGGCGCAGCTCTCTGAGGTGAGCTATGAATTGTACATGttgtattgtatatatatacatttttttaaggtCTCGACGGGAACATCCTCTTGCCTTTTGGCAGAAGAGATAAGAGACAAACCTAAGTGGAGGGATGACCACTGTAGGTCACCTCAGGCACAGAGTGAAGACAAAGGAAATCATCAAATTaattttgttcttctttttggGGCTAAATATTTAACCTGACAGCAACTGACAGAGGCAAAGTTGAAAAAAGTAGTTTGGTAATATTATACTGCTTAACATACCATGGCATATTAAACAATTTACATTATAAACCTGCTATAGTCattgatgaatgaaaaacattgtgatatttcatattttattcataccAGATATTATATTTCCCATTTAAGTGTAGTTACCTGTGtatttatacatgttttttttaagttgaataAGTCCGCTCATTATTATTTACCTGAACTGCTTCATCACATTATTACATgcatacattacattatataacaATTATTATAAAGTTAGCATTCAAGtgtattttatacaaaaaaatgtttactgtcACAAAAAACTCAGCAGccactttacatttttaagattaaaggttcaataaaatttaaattatacttaaacaagaaaaaaatgtcaaatatacaCATAGAAACCACCAGCTGAAAACAACAGCAacttaaaaagaagaaaaaaatggatcTTAACTAGAACTAAGTTGCTGTGTTAAACATATGTCCAGGTATTGTGtatgaatgagaaaaaatatacagaatttaTACTTTTCTGATATAAACTACCTCGTGCTTTCGTTCATATTAAATTGTGTCAACACTGAACTGAAACCTCATGGGGGCTTGAACCTGCAAACTAACTAAACCACAGATCTGGTCAATGAAACATGACCAAAATAAACCAGGACTCTGAAATCTTTCTCCTCCTGTCACTCAACATGCAGCTAAATCAGAGTGTAATTATGCACTGCAGCAGGTTTGGTAATCATGTAAGAGTCTGACAACGAGTgtaaaaacaaagcagcacagAGACCGCTTCATGACATCTGTGGACAGACATGAGGAAAACTACAGAATGTGGAACGACGTAAATGGAGAGCACACCGCAGCCTGATCGCACTGTCCTGCTGCTCGTGAAAAGAGATGCATGTGGGTATTGATGAGTGTTTTTAACACTCGGGCAGCTTGGCGCCACTTTCCGCTGCATCAGCCCTGGGCCTTGTGCTTGGCCATGTGACAAGAGCCGATTTAAAGCTGGCAAGTGTCCAATAGGTTAAAGTACGCCTCTACACGTTTTTGCCCATATGACTGAATGGAAATATCAATGCAAGCTGCATTTGGTTGCGTAAGACTCATAAAATACCCCACTTCATATATAATGTACAtgcaaacatatacacacactgtaaaaagtaTAGGATCTGCTATGAAGTGAAAAACTGTTGCAGGCTCAGTGCCAAACATAATGGAGGTCAGAGGCTATACATGCACTCACTGTATGTCCACCAGTACGCTTGCACTGTCCTGTGGGTGGGAGCTAATCGAAAGCGTATTGATGAATGATGCGGCAGCAGTTTGAGAAGTGCAGTGGCTCTTCATCGACTACTGAAGTGTTTTTGTCGTTTTGTTTGCTGCAAAACAAGCGCAGAGAGTGTATGAAATGACAGGCTCAAATTTCTGAACGGCACGCGAAAGCCAATTGTGATCTTGTTCAAAAGGAGGCCGAATGAAACGTGTGGACAGTAATTAAGTGGCGTTTAGTTTGGTCCAAGTTGTAATAAAACTGTCATGATAAAATTTCTTTTCATGTTCTCTGTGGTGTTTGCCTTTTCTCTGTCTACAAAGTTATAATTAGCTTGCCTCTCATTGCCAATTAGGAACAACTGACTAGATTCCTGTTGATGATGTGCTGCAGTTGCCTAATGCTTGTTGCTATGGAGAGGCAGAGATAGTGgatggagttttttttcttattgagaAATGCTCGAAATAGAacaatgtctttcttttccaaGAAAGGCGCCTTCATTTtcacaaatctttttttctcttttgttaagCCTCTTGTCACTGATAATGacactgaaaatgatttttttttaaaaaccatagTCAGGGACACAATTATTCCAGTCACATCAGGTAAatatacaggtgtgtgttgcgGTGTCATACTGAGAAGTCAACCGCTTAAGAAGTCACATACTGCAGTgcaaaacaaatgataaaagGACACATAATTTCACTCACTTAAGAGAGTATGATGTATTATGAGCTCTCTCTAGACATTCATTGAGTTACCATGTTAATGTAGACTTCCTAGGTATAGAGGTTGGGACAATGACAGTCAGGGGAGTCATGTAGTGCAATGAAGTGTATAGTGTTCAAGAAACTATTTACACTGAATAGACTGAAGTGTTTTGAATATTCTGTTTATTACAGAGTCTgtaagagcaaaaaaaaaatggcacatGGTGTGATTTTCATCATATTATATCTTTTCTCTTACATCTCTAGCTGCCTGCTGATTTTCAGGAGCGACTGACCATGCACATGGAAGAGTCACCTCTCTGTACCTACTCTGACACTGTCCCAGCCTCTCTAATTGCCAAAGTGCTCGAGAAGCCTGATGACgcttgcagcagcagccaggCCTCTCGCTCACCCAGCCCCCAAGCCCAGGAGCACGCGTTCATCTTGGAGAGCTTGGGCCCAGGAGGGCGCCTGGGGCTTCGAGCAGCCTACAAATCTGACCTTTACAGCAGTGACACGGCCCTGTACTGCCCTGATGACAGGCATCGTGAGAGGAGGCCCAGCATGGACCTCCATGGCCAGAGGAAGCTGCTGTATGGACCCCAGAACTCCACCGACAGCAATCCAGAAGAGGGCTCGGTGGGGTTAAGGCCTGGCTTCTCCCAGGAGCATTTTGCTAAGTTCCCTGCCACACTGGGCGCAGGCTCCAGCTCCTACTCCAGCTTCAGTGGAGGGGGATCTGAAGACAAAGGCAATGGCCCTCCCAGCAGTGCAGCTTCCTCCCCGCACCATCACTCCCTCTACATGGACTGGAGAGATGCAGGGGACTATGAGAGAAAGAGTGACTCATCCTGGGAGAGGGACAGTCCAAGAGGCTTTGCCAACGCTCATCCTTTCCAGCAGACGGAGCTGAGCCACCACCAGAACGGCAGCTCTCCTGTCTACAGTCGCACCATGTCCTCCTGTTTCAGTGAGCCCTATGAGCCACTGCCTCCATCCTCCTCCCCAAGCGTTGCCTACGGGGACAGTCGTCGAGGCAGCACATTAGCCCCAGAAGAGGACGAGCTGATTGGCCGATGGAGACAACTTAGCGTGGAGGACTTAAGTGCCCACACTTACCGCAGTCCAGGCCGGGCCTCGCCCTACAGCTTCTCAGAGCAGCACTTCTCCGTCCGGCCAGCGAAGATCCGACTCGGGCCCCTCTACAGCAGCTTCCAGGAAGGGGCTGACTATTACCATCACGGAGTGGGTGTCATGGACCCAGTGTGGGTCGATGCCAGCCCCAGCCCTGAATGCAGCCCAGGACTGCGGCAGGCCCACAGCCAAGCCCACCTGTACCGAGCTGAGGAC
Encoded here:
- the si:dkey-174m14.3 gene encoding brain-enriched guanylate kinase-associated protein, yielding MKLCVSGSSLLEQKEDLRKRLSYTTHKLELLQSEFDSTRQYLETELRRAQEELDKFTDKLRRIQSSYSALQRINQDLEEKIHRNTQHHDDEKRALSREIIVLNNHLMEAKLTIEKLQEDNDLYRKDCNLAAQLLQCNKSLYRAQLSELPADFQERLTMHMEESPLCTYSDTVPASLIAKVLEKPDDACSSSQASRSPSPQAQEHAFILESLGPGGRLGLRAAYKSDLYSSDTALYCPDDRHRERRPSMDLHGQRKLLYGPQNSTDSNPEEGSVGLRPGFSQEHFAKFPATLGAGSSSYSSFSGGGSEDKGNGPPSSAASSPHHHSLYMDWRDAGDYERKSDSSWERDSPRGFANAHPFQQTELSHHQNGSSPVYSRTMSSCFSEPYEPLPPSSSPSVAYGDSRRGSTLAPEEDELIGRWRQLSVEDLSAHTYRSPGRASPYSFSEQHFSVRPAKIRLGPLYSSFQEGADYYHHGVGVMDPVWVDASPSPECSPGLRQAHSQAHLYRAEDSQGSEHSLYHSGSSKDREGNVAAGGQSTDYVDPSPNSSTESLNQRSLEMAAEMQHYQAEMHSLPAQVSQSPPPVPPPPPPYNQKFGSLGLSRKDSLTKAQLYGTLLN